From the Astatotilapia calliptera chromosome 6, fAstCal1.2, whole genome shotgun sequence genome, one window contains:
- the LOC113024841 gene encoding putative nuclease HARBI1, with amino-acid sequence MACHFLEEPVDREAQILRRALRRERVIRARLDILSFPDDFLCERYRFLAQSIIYLDNILRPYITHVIHRGHALSSLHIICIALRFLANGSFLYNISDAEHVSKATVCRAVRNVTVALKRLLYSSVVFPGHRPTRFIKEGCHKIAGFPGVIGCTDGTHIPIIAPSVNEGDYVNRKSFHSINVQIICDAANIITNVEAKWPGSVHDSQIFRECTLSTKFGHGEFTGYLLGDRGYPCLPYLLTPYPDPEPGPQQRYNLANCRTRARIEMTIGMLKARFQCLQRLRVTPERACDIIVACVILHNIATIRGEHCP; translated from the exons atggcctgccacttccttgaagagccagtagatcgtgaagcccaaattctccgcagagctctccgccgggagagagtgatcagagcgcgtttggacattttatcatttcctgatgattttctgtgcgaacgttaccgtttcttagcacaatctataatttatttggataacatcctcaggccatatattacgcatgtgatacatcgcggacatgctctcagttcattgcatattatttgtattgcacttcggtttcttgcaaacgggagctttctgtataatattagtgacgctgagcacgtttccaaggctaccgtctgtcgggcagtcaggaatgttacagttgcactgaaacgtctcctgtactcgtctgtggtgttccccggtcatagacccacaagatttatcaaagagggatgccacaaaattgcag ggttcccaggcgtgattggctgtacagatggcactcacattccaatcattgctccttcagtaaatgaaggagactatgtgaacaggaagtctttccacagcattaatgtacag atcatatgtgatgctgccaacattatcacaaatgtggaagccaagtggccaggctctgtccatgactcacaaatattccgtgaatgtacactgagcacaaaatttggacatg gagagttcactggctacttgcttggtgatagggggtatccatgtttaccctatttgcttaccccttaccctgaccctgaaccgggcccacagcagcgatataatctggctaattgcaggacaagagccagaattgaaatgactatcggaatgcttaaggcccggttccagtgcctgcaaagactcagggtcaccccagaaagggcatgtgacattattgtggcatgtgtgattcttcacaacattgccacaattagaggagaacactgtcct